The following is a genomic window from Candidatus Binataceae bacterium.
AATCGCGAAACCCGATCAGCCGCTCGCCCAGGAGCTTCAGGCGCACTGGCGGACAATCGGGCTCGGCTAGCTCCTCGCTGAGCAGCGCCGGTATCCAGTAGCGGCGCATCAAATCGCCCAGCAGCGTGCCGCGCCCGGTCTGCGTCAGTTGATCGTTGGCTTCCCGTGACAGTCCCATCTTCCGATCCTTTCCCGTTGTGCAGCCGCTGGTTGCCTTCGCCTTGCTCAGACCATCGGCGCCGGCGGGTTCAAGGGGTCGATGTCGCGCCAGTTCTGGCGCTCGGGATACTTGATCGCCAGGGCGCGAATGCGGCGGTAGTCTACGCCTCGATCCAGCCACGCGGTGCCCTTGCCCTTGGCATGAGCGCGCGCCGCTTCCAACAGCATCCGGCGCGTGCGGATGATGATCGTATCGCTGGAGCCCAGGTACTCGCGGGTGCGGTCGACGATCGGCCCCATCGCCTCTTCAACCACGAAGTCCTCGAACGGCAGATGGCGCGTGATGCCGGTCCAATGCCCCTCCTTCATCGCTTTGCGGTCCTGATGCCACATGTTGTCCCAGCCGCCGAGATCGGAGCAGAAATTGTCGGGATTGCCGGAGTCGCCCTGGCAGGCGAGCTTACGATATTCGCCCAGGGGCTGGTTGGGGTCGTAATTGAAGTACCACTGCGCGGTCCACTCATCGTCGATCGGAATCGAGCAGATCATCAGGCAGGGTTGAGTCAGGCCCATCGGGATAAACGAATAGAAGGGCAGGACCATCTCGCGGATGCGGGCGTAAATTCCGCCGTCGCGCTGCGCGCGCAAAGCGCCCTCGCGAAAACCGTAGGGCGTGGGCACAAACTCAAAGCTCGGGCCGCTGTTGGCGCAGGCCATTTCCAAATCGGGGACATCGCGCGCCTGCGCCACCGGCAGAAAGCCTTGGTGCAGAATTCCCAAGTGCGCCGAGTCGAGCACCGCCTCCAGTCCCTGGAACCAGTTGCAATGCATGATCGCGCGGCGCGCGAGGACGTGACTTGAGGGCAGGTGGTTGAACTCGAAGTCCAAGAAAGCCGGCGGCTGATCGCGCCGCCCAAGGTACACCCACACCACGCTCCCGGCCTCGCGCACCGGATAATGGCGCACGCGTACCTTGGCGGCGAATTCTGCGCGCCGCTCCGCCGGCTCCGAGGGCACCTCGACCACCTTGCCGGTGACGTCGATCTTCCAGCCGTGAAAGATACAGGTCAGCGCGTTGTCTTCATTGCGCGCCAGCGCCATCGAGGCGCAGCGATGGGGACAGCCTTCGTCGAAAAAACCCACCCGGCCATCGCTGGCGCGGAAGGCGACATAATTCTCGCCCATCAAGCGCACCCGCACCGGGGCCCCGTCGGCCTCCAGCGCCTCCGAGCGCAGCGCCGGAACCCAGTACTCGCGCAGCAACTCGCCCATCGCGGTGCCCGCGCCCACCCTACACAACAGTTCGTTTTCCGCCTGATTCAGCATTTGAGCCGCTCCTCGCAGTGGCTGATGTCGCCCACGCCGAGCCAAACAGCATCTTCCGTGCCCGCGGATGCGGCCACCGGCCCGTGGCAGGAGAGCGAAATCAGCCGATTATTCGGGTAAAAAATGAGGTTTGATGGCAGTCTTATTGTGGACTTAAGCGACCGGGATTGCGGTAATGTGACCAGTCGCTGCATTGAAAGGGAGCAATGCTTCGGCCCGAACCAGCCCACCGCTCCGATCGGCGCACAACCAGTCTGAAGTAGCTCCGCCGGGCAAAGCGACGACTGCCAGCGAGGACGTCAGGCCGGGGTTGTCTCAAGCTCCACCGGAGTGTCATCGCGAGCATAGTCGAGGGAGCGGGCGCCGTGCTCTGATCGTAACGTCGCGAGGGTAAGCTTGGCGCGGCGACCGGTCGCAGTGGCAGGGAAATCTCAAATAGGCGGTCTCTAAACTGCGTTGATCACTGTGGGAGCGGAGCTTTACGCGCCCTGCCGTTTACCAATCGGGCCTCAGTTTTCAAGCAGCGGGCGGAGAAGGCTTCGCTAAGTTCGATCGCTTCTTCCCGGGCGAAGATTCTCTTGTAAAGCGGGGAGCTGCTTTGCCTATCAACGGCGGGGCGCGCGTCCTTGAAAAATACCGTCTGCCGGCACAGGCCGTGCACCGCGCGCCCACCCGTACTTGACGGGAAGGCTAGGCGTCGATCAACTTATTGCCGCGCTGATGAGTCGCGATGGCTTCGCCGGTGACGTTGCAAGCGGAGCTGACCCGGGTTTCGAGGTCGCACATGGGTGCCACCAGCCGCACTCCCACGTCACGTTAAGTCGCTGAGCAACCGAGCGTTGGTCCAGGCCTTTTCCGACAGCGTGGTCACCGGACAGATGGAGTCACGCACGACGCGCTGCGAGACCCCGTCCGCGAGTAGGCGAAAGATCTGGCTGTGACGATGGGTAGGCATGACGACCAGATCGATCGCAAACTCGACTTCAGCTTTGAGAATCTCGTCCACGATGTCGCCGACACGCAGCACGAGCTCATGCGGGACGCCGGCCAATTCGCGGGCTGCGATCTCCTTGAGCCCGCGCTCCGAGGCAGCCAGATCGCGATGGGTCTTAAGCGAGCCGGCGACCAACAATGGGTCGTTAACCGGCGCCACGACGTGAAGTAGAAAGAGCTTGCCCTGGTTGCGCACCACCAGCATCTTGGCCAAGGCTAGCGCGCTGGCAAAACTGTCGTCCAACTCTATTGGACATAGGACATTTCGGGCGCCTGTGATCATGGCAGTTTCCTTTCCACTTGGCCTTTGAGCTATCTCCGACTAACAAGAAGACGCAAATTTCACGCCAGACTTGGCAAGAACCACGCTTGCCGGCAGCCCGGGCGGCGATAGACTTGCGCGCCGCACGTCGGGCTACGGCACGTTTTTCGCTTCTCAACCTGACCGCAAGACCTAAGGCGACTGGATAAGGCGGGAATATGTCAGACCAAGATGCTGCTATTGCGACGCTTGAGGATTCGAACTCGGCAATCCACTTTGATTCCTTACTGGTGCTGCCGGAGCAGTTCTACGAGCATCGTTTTCTCACCGGTCAGAGGGGCGAGTACCGATTGCTGATGGCGGTGCTGCAAGAAGCTCTTCGCACCTATTTGACCAACCGCGGTTCGACTTCGGGCAAGCGCTGCTACGAGTATTGGGAGGTTCGCCGCTGGTTCGAATCGCGGCAGACCAATTTCCTCTTTGATTTTCAGACCATTTGCGAACTTTTCAGTATCGACGCCGACGCCCTGCGGCGCAAGCTGGGGATCGGGCCGGTCCAATGCTACCAGGGGGGTAGCCGAATTACGTCGCAGTACGCCAAAGTCAGCTCCGCTGTGCGCGGTCCCCGCCCGCGCGAGGTCCCGGCCAAAAAGCCGAGGTCAGGTTTGGTATCTTGCGCCGGTTAGATTTGCGGCCCGGTGAAAAAAGCGCGGTGAGCGTCCGCCCGAACGCGTTTTTTGGCTCTCAATCAAATCGGCGGTTATCGGATCAATTGATGCTCTCGGCGCTGCTTTGAGCGGCGTGAGCTGACGCCGATAGCAGCATAAGGCGGGGCGCAATGGTTCCATAGGAAACACTCGCTGACCGGTCACACTGGGCTATTCTTCCCGGCCGCATCATTGAGCTAGCGCCCTGTGGACTTGGCCGCTTTCTCAGCCAAGGCTGGCCGGACTGTCATCACCGGGCAGTTCGCCCGCCTGACGATCTGCTCGGCCACGCTACCCAGAACCATACGGCCAAGGCCGCGGCGGCCGTGGGTCGGCATGATTACCAGATCGATTCCGATCTCCTCGATGCGCCCCAGGATCACGTGTGCGGGGTCGCCAATCCCGGTGCGGACCTCATACTTGACGTGTCCGGCCAGATGCTCGCGGGCGAGTTGCTCCAACTGCTTGCGCACCTCGGGCTCGCTCAGCGGAAAAGGTTCCAGCGGGACCCCGATCTGTTCGGGAGCCGGAATAACCGGGACCAGGACATGCAGGAGGTAGACTACAGTGGGGCTGTCCTCGGCCAGACGGCAAGCTAGCTCCATGGCGCCGACAGCATACTCGTCAAAATCAACTGGGCATAAAATTCGAGCAAAAGGATTCTTCATGCGAGGTCTCCCGAAGCAATAAAATCAAATCCCATAGAGCACAGTACGTGCCAACATCCGCTTATTTGCCAGGCTGGCGCGGCCTAGCCGAAACCATGTTCGGCCTGTTGACTCTTAAAAGCGCCGCCGGGAACATACGCCAAACCAGTTTGCAACGCTCGCGCCGGCGTTGAGCGCCGAGACCACCGCTGCGCCAGTCAACCTCATGTCTGACCCAACCGTCAACCAATCGGGCAATTCTGGCGGCCTCACCAGCCAGGAGGCCAGTGTGCGGTTAGCGCGCTTTGGCCGCAACGCTCTGGCAGAGCCCAAGAACCATCCCGTGATGCGGTATCTCGGCAAACTATGGGCTCCGATTCCCTGGATGCTAGAGGCCACCATCGCGCTGGAGCTGGGACTGGGCAGAATCACCGAAGCGGTGGTGATCGGGTTTTTGCTGATTTTCAATTCAGCCCTGAGCTTTTGGCAGGAGGATCGCGCTCACAGCGCCCTCAATCTGCTGCGCAAGCGGCTGACAGTACGGGCCCGCGTACTGCGCGACGGCAGTTGGCGCTCGATCGATGCCGAGGAACTGGTTCCTGGCGATATCGTGCATGTGCGCGCCGGCGACGTAGTTCCGGCCGACCTCGCGGTCAGCGAGGGCAGCGTCCTGCTGGACCAGTCGGCGCTGACCGGAGAATCTCTGCCGGTTGAGGCCGGCGCCGGCCACACCTTGTACGCCAGCAGCGTGGTCAAACGGGGCGAAGCCAGCGGCGAGATCAAAGCCACTGGGTCTCATACCTTTTTCGGCCGCACAGCTCAGTTGGTCAGCACGGCGACGACCGCCAGTCACCTGGGTGAAGTGATCTTCGCCATCGTCAGATACCTGGTAGCCTTCGATACCGTGCTGGTGGCCGCACTGCTCATCTATGCGGTTTACGCGCGGATGCCGGCCACCGACGCACTGCCTTTCGCGCTCATCTTGCTGGTTGCTTCGGTGCCGGTGGCGCTGCCTGCAACCTTTACTCTGGCGACCACGCTGGGCGCCCTGGAGCTGACCCGCCGCGGCGTGTTGATTACCCGGCTATCGGCGATCGAAGAGGCCGCGGCGATGGACGTGCTGTGCGTGGATAAGACCGGCACGATTACTGAAAATCGCCTGACCTTGGCCGCGATGGTGCCGCTGGCCAAGGTCTCGGAAAATCAGCTTTTGGATTTGGCCGTGCTGGCTTCAGACGAAGCCACCCAGGATCCAATCGACCTGGCGATCCTGAAGGCGGCGCGCCAGCGCGGACTTTTACCCTCCACGCGGCGGCTTGGGTTTACCCCTTTTGACCCCGCTACCAAGCGCTCCGAAGCCTCGATTCTCATGGACGGCGAGCCGTGGCGAGTGGCGAAGGGCGCGCCCCGAACGATCACCGAACTGTGCGCACCGGGCGAGAACCTCGAGGCCCAAATCGCCGCCCTGGCGGCGCGCGGAAATCGCGTGCTGGCGGTCGCGGCCGGTCCCGAGAAGCATTGGCAATTGATGGGCCTGCTGGGGCTGCACGATCCGCCCCGCGCCGACTCGCGCGAGCTTATCGGCGGCCTGTCGGCGCTGGGAGTTCGCGTGGTGATGGTGACCGGCGACGACCAGGCCACCGCGCGCGCGATCGCGTCCGAGGTCGGGATCGGCGAGCGCGTCGCGCCGGCGCAGATTCTGCGCGGGCCGGCTCCCGCTTCCTTCGACCAGCACGACGTCTTCGCCGGAGTCTTCCCCGAGGACAAATTCGCCCTGGTACGGTTGTTCCAGGGCCGCGGCCACGTCTGCGGGATGACCGGCGACGGAGTCAACGACGCACCCGCGCTCAAGCAGGCCGAGGTCGGGATCGCGGTGTCCGAATCCACCGACGTGGCGCGCGCCGCCGCCAGTATCGTGCTCACCGCGGCGGGGCTGACCAACGTGATCGCGGCGGTCGAGGTAAGTCGGCGGATCTATCAGCGGATGCTGACCTATACGCTAAACAAGATCATCAAAACCCTGGAGATCGCCGTTTTTCTCAGCGTCGGAGTGATGCTCACCCGAGTGTTCGTCATTACCCCGCTGCTGATCGTGCTGCTGCTGTTCACCAACGACTTTGTCACCATGTCGATCGCCAGCGACAGCGTCACATTCTCCCGCAAGCCCGATCGCTGGCACGTCGGCAACCTGTTGCTCAACGGCGCCACGATCGCCGCGGCCATCCTGATACTGTCCTTCGCGGTGTTTTTTACCGCCCGCGACCGCTTACATCTGCCTCTGGGGCAATTGCAGACATTGATCTTCCTGATGCTGGTGTTCAGCGGCCAGGGTACCGTTTACCTGGTCCGCGAGCGCGAGCACTTCTGGCGCTCGCGACCCGGCCCCTGGCTGATCACCGCTTCGCTGGCCGACATCGCGGTGGTCAGCACGCTCGCCATCGAGGGGATTCTGATGGCCCCGATCGCGCCCGCCATGGTGAGCGGGCTCCTGCTCCTGGTCGCCGGCTACCTGGTCGCGGTGGACTTTCTTAAGGTGCGGGTCTTCAAGGCGTTGGCCTTGCGCTGAATACCGCGCGCCCGTGGGCGGCGAGCGGCTCAGGCCGCCGCGTCGGCTCCCGATCCAAGGCTTTCACTCGCCGGCGCGGGTTTCATGGCGCGGTAAGCTCTCAGGGCCGCGACCACCAGCGGTAGGGTACCCAGGAGAATAAAGGTCAGATCGGCTGGCAGCCGTAGCCATTCGATGATGTGCATGGGACCGTTAAGCTCAAAGGCCGCGCTGCGCGCGTGCCAGTAGCCATGCCGGATCACGTCGCGCAATTGATAGACGCCGCCGGGGAAAAGGGTCAGCACAACCATCAGAGCCAGGCCGCCGTTGAGGCCCCAGAACGAAACTCGCACGTACTTCTCGATTGCCGGCCATTGCGACTCCGAAGTCAGGTGGCGAAAAGCAAACACCATCATCGCCACCGCCAGCATGCCAAACACGCCCATCATCGCCGCGTGGCCGTGATTGGGCGTCAGCATCGTGCCCACTTCGAAATAGCTCACCACCGGCAGGTTGATCAGAAAACCGAAAATGCCAGCACCGACGAAGTTCCAAAAGCCAACCGCCATCAAAAAGTAAAAAGTCCATTTGTAGGGCACCGCGATCTGCTCGCCGCATACCCCGCAATGGCCGGAGGTAAGACTGATGAAATCCCAGGCGTCGAGTGTCAGCAGGGTCAGCGGCACCACCTCCATCGCAGAGAAGGTCGCCCCGAGTGCCATGGTAAGCTCGGTTTGGCCGCTAAAATACCAATGATGACCGGTGCCGAGGATGCCGCTGCCCAGGTACAAAAGCGCGTCGAGGTAGACGATTCGGCTCGCGGTCACATCCGACACGATCCCCAGTTCGGATAAGAAGACCGCAACCGCGACGGTGGCGAACAGCTCGAGGAAATTCTCCACCCACAAGTGAATGATCCAAAA
Proteins encoded in this region:
- a CDS encoding Rieske 2Fe-2S domain-containing protein, which codes for MLNQAENELLCRVGAGTAMGELLREYWVPALRSEALEADGAPVRVRLMGENYVAFRASDGRVGFFDEGCPHRCASMALARNEDNALTCIFHGWKIDVTGKVVEVPSEPAERRAEFAAKVRVRHYPVREAGSVVWVYLGRRDQPPAFLDFEFNHLPSSHVLARRAIMHCNWFQGLEAVLDSAHLGILHQGFLPVAQARDVPDLEMACANSGPSFEFVPTPYGFREGALRAQRDGGIYARIREMVLPFYSFIPMGLTQPCLMICSIPIDDEWTAQWYFNYDPNQPLGEYRKLACQGDSGNPDNFCSDLGGWDNMWHQDRKAMKEGHWTGITRHLPFEDFVVEEAMGPIVDRTREYLGSSDTIIIRTRRMLLEAARAHAKGKGTAWLDRGVDYRRIRALAIKYPERQNWRDIDPLNPPAPMV
- a CDS encoding universal stress protein, with the translated sequence MITGARNVLCPIELDDSFASALALAKMLVVRNQGKLFLLHVVAPVNDPLLVAGSLKTHRDLAASERGLKEIAARELAGVPHELVLRVGDIVDEILKAEVEFAIDLVVMPTHRHSQIFRLLADGVSQRVVRDSICPVTTLSEKAWTNARLLSDLT
- a CDS encoding universal stress protein codes for the protein MKNPFARILCPVDFDEYAVGAMELACRLAEDSPTVVYLLHVLVPVIPAPEQIGVPLEPFPLSEPEVRKQLEQLAREHLAGHVKYEVRTGIGDPAHVILGRIEEIGIDLVIMPTHGRRGLGRMVLGSVAEQIVRRANCPVMTVRPALAEKAAKSTGR
- a CDS encoding plasma-membrane proton-efflux P-type ATPase, giving the protein MSDPTVNQSGNSGGLTSQEASVRLARFGRNALAEPKNHPVMRYLGKLWAPIPWMLEATIALELGLGRITEAVVIGFLLIFNSALSFWQEDRAHSALNLLRKRLTVRARVLRDGSWRSIDAEELVPGDIVHVRAGDVVPADLAVSEGSVLLDQSALTGESLPVEAGAGHTLYASSVVKRGEASGEIKATGSHTFFGRTAQLVSTATTASHLGEVIFAIVRYLVAFDTVLVAALLIYAVYARMPATDALPFALILLVASVPVALPATFTLATTLGALELTRRGVLITRLSAIEEAAAMDVLCVDKTGTITENRLTLAAMVPLAKVSENQLLDLAVLASDEATQDPIDLAILKAARQRGLLPSTRRLGFTPFDPATKRSEASILMDGEPWRVAKGAPRTITELCAPGENLEAQIAALAARGNRVLAVAAGPEKHWQLMGLLGLHDPPRADSRELIGGLSALGVRVVMVTGDDQATARAIASEVGIGERVAPAQILRGPAPASFDQHDVFAGVFPEDKFALVRLFQGRGHVCGMTGDGVNDAPALKQAEVGIAVSESTDVARAAASIVLTAAGLTNVIAAVEVSRRIYQRMLTYTLNKIIKTLEIAVFLSVGVMLTRVFVITPLLIVLLLFTNDFVTMSIASDSVTFSRKPDRWHVGNLLLNGATIAAAILILSFAVFFTARDRLHLPLGQLQTLIFLMLVFSGQGTVYLVREREHFWRSRPGPWLITASLADIAVVSTLAIEGILMAPIAPAMVSGLLLLVAGYLVAVDFLKVRVFKALALR